A DNA window from Daucus carota subsp. sativus chromosome 3, DH1 v3.0, whole genome shotgun sequence contains the following coding sequences:
- the LOC108215296 gene encoding probable LRR receptor-like serine/threonine-protein kinase IRK, whose protein sequence is MKMRKLFDCVVFLLLIVGRTVSLNPSLNDDLLGLIVFKADIQDPDNNLTSWNEDDNTPCNWKGVRCDPISNRVSDLTLDGFGLSGRVGRGILQLQFLRKLSFAKNNLTGGLPFNLAQLENLRVIDLSENRLMGPLPGNFFGQCRSLKLISLANNKFTGPVPDSLSSCSVLATVNFSGNQFSGLLPSGIWSLQGLRSLDLSRNLFEGEIPKGIESSNNLRELHLGNNQLTGEIPDGIGNCLLLRSIDLSDNSFQGSLPSSLQMLSLCNNLNLHKNSLTGEVPEWIGEMKNLESLDLSDNSFSGRLPTSVGNLRSIKLLKLSMNSFAGSLPESIINCVNLVVVDVSQNSLTGNLPTWLFKLGLQNVNFSENKLIGDIGASLKSLTDNSRQNLAVLDISKNSLTGAVPLALGDISKLQYLNLSKNSLVGGIPDSIEGLKALDVLDMSQNQLSGSIPLKIGEAVSLRDLRLEKNFLSGNIPISIEKCTSLTSLILSRNSLTGSIPAAFAKLTNLQTVDLSFNKLTGTLPRQMANLDHLIAFNISHNQVQGELPGGAFFNTIPPSSLYGNPALCGALVNKSCPAVLPKPLVLDPNSSDSTPDSSPANPSHRKKILSISALIAIGAAATIIIGVIAITVLNLRVRSATPHSASAFTLAGGDGFSSSPTTDANSGKLVMFSGDPDFSTEAPALLNKDCELGRGGFGAVYQTVLRDGRSVAIKKLTVSSLVKSQEDFEREVKKLGKIHHRNLVAIEGYYWTPSLQLLIYEFVSGGNLYKHLHEGSGGKFLSWNERFTIILGIAKSLAHLHQMNIIHYNLKSSNILIDSSGEPKVADSGLARLLPMVDRYVLSSKIQSALGYMAPEFGCKTVKITEKCDVYGFGILALEVVTGRRPVEYMEDDVVVLCDMVRGALEEGRVEECVDERLKDKFSPDEAIPVMKLGLICTSQVPSNRPDMAEVINILELIRCPSRGQDELV, encoded by the exons ATGAAGATGAGAAAGTTGTTTGATTGTGTAGTGTTTTTGTTGTTAATTGTGGGAAGAACAGTATCTCTGAATCCCTCACTGAATGATGATCTATTAGGGTTGATTGTATTTAAGGCTGACATTCAAGATCCAGATAATAATTTGACATCTTGGAATGAAGATGATAATACTCCTTGTAACTGGAAGGGGGTCAGATGTGACCCTATATCTAATAGAGTTTCAGACTTGACTCTTGATGGTTTTGGTCTTTCTGGAAGGGTGGGCCGGGGTATTCTTCAGCTTCAGTTTCTAAGGAAATTATCTTTCGCTAAGAATAATCTAACTGGGGGCCTGCCCTTTAATCTCGCACAGTTGGAGAACCTGAGGGTTATTGACTTGAGCGAGAACAGACTCATGGGACCACTTCCAGGCAATTTCTTTGGCCAATGTCGATCCTTGAAATTGATTTCATTGGCTAATAACAAGTTCACAGGCCCTGTTCCGGATAGTTTAAGCTCATGTTCAGTACTTGCTACAGTGAACTTTTCCGGGAATCAATTTTCAGGTCTGTTGCCTTCTGGAATCTGGTCTTTACAGGGACTAAGGTCACTTGACTTGTCTAGGAATCTGTTTGAGGGTGAGATACCAAAGGGCATTGAAAGTTCAAACAACTTGAGAGAACTACACTTGGGAAATAATCAGTTAACAGGTGAGATTCCAGACGGAATTGGAAACTGTTTGCTGCTAAGATCAATAGATCTTAGTGATAATTCTTTTCAAGGAAGTCTTCCAAGCTCATTGCAGATGCTTTCTTTGTGCAATAATTTGAATTTACACAAAAACTCTTTAACTGGTGAAGTCCCCGAATGGATTGGAGAAATGAAAAACCTAGAGAGTCTGGATCTTTCTGATAATAGCTTTTCTGGCCGTCTGCCAACTTCAGTGGGGAACCTTCGGTCTATAAAATTACTGAAACTATCCATGAATTCCTTTGCGGGGAGCTTGCCAGAGTCGATTATCAATTGTGTAAACCTTGTGGTGGTAGATGTCAGTCAGAATTCGTTGACTGGCAATCTTCCTACTTGGTTATTTAAATTGGGTTTACAAAATGTTAATTTCTCAGAGAATAAATTAATTGGAGACATTGGTGCTTCTCTGAAATCTTTGACGGATAATTCTAGGCAAAACCTCGCAGTGTTGGATATATCAAAAAATTCGTTGACTGGTGCAGTTCCTCTTGCTCTTGGGGACATTAGCAAGTTGCAATACTTGAATTTGTCTAAGAATTCACTAGTAGGTGGCATTCCGGATAGCATTGAAGGGTTAAAGGCTTTAGATGTACTTGACATGAGCCAAAACCAGTTAAGTGGAAGCATTCCATTGAAGATTGGAGAAGCTGTATCTTTGAGAGATCTGCGACTAGAGAAGAACTTCTTGTCCGGGAACATTCCTATTTCCATAGAAAAGTGTACTTCACTGACATCATT AATTTTGTCGCGTAACAGCCTAACTGGATCAATTCCTGCTGCCTTTGCAAAGCTAACCAACCTCCAAACTGTTGATTTGTCATTTAACAAACTCACTGGAACCCTGCCAAGGCAAATGGCTAATCTCGACCACCTAATTGCCTTTAATATATCACACAATCAGGTCCAAGGTGAATTGCCTGGTGGTGCTTTTTTCAACACTATCCCCCCGTCCTCCCTATATGGGAATCCAGCTCTTTGCGGTGCCTTAGTTAATAAGAGTTGCCCTGCTGTCCTTCCCAAGCCACTTGTCCTTGATCCTAATTCTTCTGACTCTACTCCAGACTCAAGCCCTGCAAATCCCAGCCacagaaaaaaaatacttaGCATTTCTGCGCTTATTGCTATTGGTGCAGCTGCCACAATTATCATTGGGGTGATTGCCATCACTGTTCTAAATCTCCGTGTCCGCTCTGCTACTCCTCATTCTGCGTCAGCCTTTACACTAGCCGGAGGTGATGGCTTCAGCAGTTCCCCCACCACAGATGCCAACTCTGGCAAGTTAGTCATGTTTTCGGGCGACCCTGACTTCAGCACGGAAGCTCCTGCACTGCTCAATAAAGATTGTGAGCTAGGGCGTGGTGGCTTTGGAGCCGTCTATCAAACTGTTCTTAGAGATGGGAGGTCAGTTGCCATAAAAAAACTCACTGTTTCCAGTCTTGTGAAGTCCCAAGAAGATTTTGAAAGGGAGGTTAAGAAATTAGGGAAAATTCATCACCGTAATCTTGTGGCTATTGAAGGCTATTACTGGACTCCATCACTACAGCTCCTTATTTACGAGTTTGTTTCTGGTGGAAATTTGTACAAGCATCTCCATGAGGGATCAGGAGGAAAGTTCCTCTCATGGAATGAGAGATTTACCATTATTCTTGGAATAGCTAAAAGTTTGGCTCATTTGCACCAGATGAACATCATTCACTACAATCTAAAATCAAGCAATATATTAATTGACAGCTCGGGGGAACCAAAGGTTGCGGATTCTGGTCTAGCTAGGCTTTTACCTATGGTAGACCGTTACGTTTTAAGTAGTAAGATTCAAAGTGCACTTGGCTACATGGCACCTGAATTTGGATGTAAAACAGTGAAGATAACAGAAAAATGTGATGTCTATGGGTTTGGGATATTGGCACTGGAAGTGGTTACTGGCAGGAGACCAGTTGAGTACATGGAAGACGACGTGGTAGTGCTCTGTGACATGGTTAGAGGAGCACTGGAAGAGGGTAGGGTGGAGGAATGTGTTGATGAGAGGCTAAAGGACAAGTTTTCCCCCGACGAGGCAATCCCAGTAATGAAGTTAGGCTTGATTTGTACATCACAAGTGCCTTCGAATAGGCCAGACATGGCAGAGGTGATTAACATATTGGAGCTGATCAGATGCCCTTCACGAGGCCAGGATGAGTTGGTATAA
- the LOC135151761 gene encoding thioredoxin H-type-like — MGHCLCKSSKKDNDCDDDHFSKETLKASKVSLITDINQWEEKLSEADKAGKIVLVNFSASWCGPCGNVLPLFCSLAKKYTSMMFLVVDVDELYEFSTSWDIKATPTFFFLKHGREVDKLVGANKEELQRRTEIMAKPLFP; from the exons ATGGGACATTGCTTGTGCAAG TCTTCAAAAAAAGATAATGATTGTGACGATGATCACTTTTCCAAGGAAACTCTCAAAGCTAGTAAGGTGTCGCTAATAACTGATATCAACCAGTGGGAAGAAAAGCTATCAGAAGCAGACAAAGCTGGCAAGATT GTTTTGGTAAACTTTAGCGCATCATGGTGTGGTCCGTGTGGTAATGTATTACCACTTTTTTGTAGTCTTGCGAAAAAATACACATCTATGATGTTCCTGGTAGTGGACGTGGATGAGTTATAT GAATTTAGCACTTCATGGGATATCAAAGCGACTCCAACATTTTTCTTCCTCAAACATGGGCGCGAAGTAGATAAACTTGTGGGAGCCAACAAGGAAGAGCTCCAGAGGAGGACAGAGATCATGGCTAAGCCTCTGTTTCCATAG
- the LOC135151760 gene encoding putative F-box/kelch-repeat protein At1g12870, with amino-acid sequence MTSEYASNAEMLTEDLITDILVRLPVKSLLRCKSVSKPWFSLISSPNFTKYQLKHTLSKPGADRTLILKIDDDFISLLSLNPPQLNAPFAFPYTIGHFRIVGSCNGIVCVSAPRTFCYFPWYRRTHDIYLWNPATRQSKLIPPNIRDDIPSRAVGFGFDSVHNDYKVMRVASSFAEPFSAEVYSANADVWRKLDPMRSDYPEYGDFDVCVNGFLCCQGFYGMMALDLSTEVIASGIRLPHGSDKYSCITDFNDSIAIITYNKDELNPVIKLRTLDDEACLRGDGVEACWTLRLSIHVDLAGSSLSRVYGCFSTGDFMLGTEDTQDSVLLYNSHNKEATNVPCSIYFGRRIIKYHESLVSVNDPN; translated from the coding sequence ATGACTTCCGAGTACGCTTCCAACGCCGAGATGCTGACTGAAGATCTCATCACCGATATTCTTGTCAGACTTCCGGTGAAGTCATTACTCCGTTGCAAATCAGTCTCCAAGCCCTGGTTTTCTCTTATTTCCAGCCCTAATTTCACTAAGTATCAATTGAAGCACACTCTCTCCAAACCAGGAGCTGATCGAACCCTCATCCTCAAAATAGATGATGATTTTATCTCTCTGCTCAGTCTCAATCCTCCTCAACTCAATGCTCCGTTCGCCTTTCCTTACACTATAGGTCATTTCAGGATTGTTGGCTCATGTAACGGTATTGTTTGCGTCTCTGCTCCCCGTACATTCTGCTACTTTCCTTGGTATAGGAGAACTCATGATATCTATCTTTGGAATCCTGCTACTAGACAGTCCAAACTTATTCCCCCGAATATCCGGGACGATATTCCGTCGAGGGCTGTAGGGTTTGGTTTTGATTCTGTACATAATGATTATAAGGTAATGAGAGTTGCTTCCTCGTTTGCTGAGCCTTTTTCAGCTGAGGTGTATTCTGCCAATGCTGATGTTTGGCGCAAGTTAGATCCCATGCGGTCTGATTACCCGGAGTATGGTGATTTTGATGTCTGTGTGAATGGATTTTTGTGTTGCCAGGGGTTTTATGGTATGATGGCTTTGGATTTGAGCACAGAGGTGATTGCTTCTGGTATTCGGTTACCTCATGGATCTGATAAATATTCTTGCATAACAGATTTTAATGATTCCATTGCCATCATTACCTATAACAAGGATGAGTTGAATCCTGTAATCAAATTGAGGACGTTGGATGATGAGGCCTGCCTTCGTGGTGATGGAGTTGAGGCATGCTGGACTCTAAGGCTCAGTATTCATGTAGATTTGGCGGGGAGTAGTCTATCGCGTGTTTATGGCTGCTTCAGTACCGGTGATTTCATGTTAGGCACCGAGGATACTCAGGATAGCGTCCTTCTGTATAACTCTCACAACAAAGAGGCCACAAATGTCCCCTGTTCAATTTATTTTGGTCGGCGAATTATCAAGTATCACGAGAGCTTGGTTTCAGTTAATGATCCAAATTAA
- the LOC108211650 gene encoding protein ENHANCED DISEASE RESISTANCE 4 — MTSQMDSKVRFVRCPNCRQVLPEYGDVLIYECGGCGTILQAKNQKTDTGDTGSIVHEADPTQKNGLNYLMSPSTDESDLEKILERCGNGISCRKEENGDPNQSHECHISEVISFHENTESSPETSGHAGAEQDEFPLVRYGTNCCNEVGDDDTELPGEASATNNMLSSPDLNRHEDKSVVQELGNLSPTKKDENLHSSKNISCGSQKYSQNCLKELPTSTGFSGDLSSCYESCEDGDLSSLSGTDKELDENLRSHSRSLAAVSFLLENPEDQKAKSSPVASESFPLTEQRKQPQVETSLVFQRLSSTDTLNNVPQVASRTKLGVTLRSSTAKLYYDHGVSTSCEETENKTSIQNLRPSRRNFRDAESRSANGMPKRDELPPRPINSSATLLAKKHNTTKGSKGSQNEPQESTERSRRVSSKMTTETGEYWSRPPIYSKASQVLRNGNFTSYEPKGLPARSIDPESKTRLLRMVYELQDQLKRVHSPEGMPHSRISSRAAKKEQLPAYNGEIYPELRYAFNTRHLDQIRTSFRQGKAPRMAFSGDAIHFRHEVDCSCLRCYRQKWHYSAQLPRHAYYDEGNTVIYSRGPRDSGHSPHHSAPSSPYQYKSSEFSWSHDTMLDGIRQNNEVKKKQQSAKQHFRPIAGGAPIIGCYCCKEILQLPADFLLFKRKCHRLRCSACEVVLKFSLVKRIHIIEYNPEPRTPPPSEAGGHTETTNLASASGATDHQRVDPVSSCDGYGQSSHRSSTEMEHSFLAPPSETLSGIYLRQKMSADNPFETKKDGKKPMEQDSTNIYNSRKTFELGEPSSKVYKPENMISEIEEVPPEDGSLLHQLMGYSSPGRII, encoded by the exons ATGACCAGTCAGATGGACTCTAAAGTTCGGTTCGTAAGGTGTCCAAATTGTCgtcaggttcttcctgaatatGGGGATGTTCTGATTTATGAGTGCGGAGGATGTGGCACAATTCTGCAAG CTAAGAATCAGAAAACAGATACCGGTGACACAGGATCAATTGTACATGAAGCAGATCCTACGCAGAAAAATGGCCTGAACTATTTGATGAGTCCTTCTACAGACGAATCTGATTTGGAAAAAATTCTTGAAAGGTGTGGTAATGGTATTAGTTGCAGAAAGGAGGAAAATGGTGATCCTAACCAGTCTCATGAATGTCATATCTCAGAGGTCATTTCTTTTCATGAGAATACAGAGTCGTCTCCAGAAACGAGTGGACATGCAGGAGCGGAGCAAGATGAATTTCCTTTGGTCAGATATGGCACAAATTGCTGTAATGAAGTAGGGGATGATGATACTGAGCTCCCTGGAGAGGCAAGTGCCACCAATAACATGTTGTCATCACCAGATCTCAATCGCCACGAGGACAAGTCAGTGGTACAGGAGCTTGGTAATTTGTCACCAACAAAAAAGGATGAAAATCTGCACTCGTCAAAGAATATCAGTTGTGGAAGTCAAAAGTATTCTCAAAATTGCTTGAAAGAGTTGCCTACAAGCACAGGTTTTTCCGGGGATCTTTCTTCGTGTTATGAATCTTGTGAAGATGGAGATCTTTCATCGCTATCAGGAACTGATAAAGAACTGGATGAAAATCTGAGAAGTCATTCGAGAAGTCTAGCTGCAGTATCTTTTCTCCTGGAAAATCCAGAAGACCAAAAAGCAAAGAGTTCCCCAGTTGCAAGTGAATCATTTCCTTTAACAGAACAGAGGAAACAACCTCAAGTTGAAACTTCTCTGGTCTTTCAGCGTTTAAGCTCCACTGATACCTTGAATAACGTTCCCCAAGTTGCTTCCAGAACTAAACTTGGTGTTACTCTTAGATCCTCAACTGCGAAACTCTACTATGATCATGGTGTTAGTACATCTTGCGAGGAAACTGAAAATAAAACTTCCATTCAAAATCTTCGTCCATCTAGAAGAAACTTCAGGGATGCTGAATCCAGGAGTGCCAACGGAATGCCTAAAAGGGATGAATTGCCACCTCGTCCAATAAATTCGTCAGCAACTTTATTGGCTAAGAAACATAATACCACAAAAGGAAGCAAGGGGAGTCAAAATGAACCTCAAGAATCCACTGAACGTAGTCGTCGAGTTAGCAGTAAGATGACAACTGAGACAGGTGAGTACTGGTCTAGACCTCCGATCTATTCAAAGGCCTCCCAAGTTCTCAGAAATGGCAACTTTACAAGTTATGAGCCAAAAGGTTTACCTGCAAGAAGCATTGACCCTGAATCAAAAACGCGACTGTTGAGAATGGTCTATGAACTGCAAGATCAACTCAAGAGAGTTCATAGCCCAGAAGGGATGCCACATAGTAGAATTTCTAGCAGAGCTGCAAAGAAAGAACAATTGCCCGCATACAATGGGGAAATATATCCTGAACTGAGGTATGCCTTCAACACGCGACATCTAGATCAAATTAGAACTTCTTTTCGACAAGGTAAAGCACCACGGATGGCATTTTCAGGGGATGCCATACACTTTAGACATGAAGTTGACTGCTCCTGTCTGCGTTGTTACCGTCAAAAGTGGCACTACTCAGCACAGCTGCCTCGACATGCCTATTATGATGAAGGGAATACTGTGATCTATTCCAGAGGACCCAGAGACAGTGGTCACAGTCCCCACCATTCTGCCCCTTCAAGTCCTTATCAGTACAAGTCTTCCGAGTTCTCATGGAGCCATGATACAATGTTAGATGGTATACGTCAAAACAATGAGGTAAAGAAGAAGCAGCAGTCCGCCAAGCAACACTTCCGACCAATAGCTGGTGGAGCTCCTATCATCGGGTGCTACTGTTGCAAGGAAATACTTCAGCTGCCAGCAGATTTCCTcctctttaaaagaaaatgtcaTCGGCTGAGATGCAGTGCCTGTGAAGTGGTCTTGAAATTTTCATTAGTAAAACGGATTCATATCATTGAATATAATCCTGAACCCAGAACACCTCCACCCAGTGAAGCTGGTGGGCATACTGAGACGACTAATTTGGCTTCAGCATCTGGTGCAACTGATCATCAACGCGTTGATCCAGTGTCATCTTGTGATGGCTATGGCCAATCTTCTCACAGGAGTTCCACAGAGATGGAACATTCCTTCCTGGCTCCTCCATCTGAGACCTTGAGTGGCATATATCTCCGCCAGAAAATGTCAGCTGATAATCCTTTCGAGACCAAGAAAGATGGGAAGAAACCTATGGAGCAAGACTCCACAAACATTTACAACAGTAGGAAAACCTTTGAGCTTGGAGAACCTTCATCCAAGGTTTATAAACCAGAGAATATGATCTCAGAAATCGAAGAAGTGCCACCAGAAGATGGTTCTCTTCTTCATCAGCTCATGGGGTATTCATCTCCAGGACGTATCATATAA
- the LOC108213947 gene encoding uncharacterized protein LOC108213947 yields MDSSGRTGAATWFVCCFLVINLLMSCNICAADDGIIKQVGDPTSNINLTPFEQWRSAYECMLNTSTWCPEKYQLSGTGWVNVTQADTDEYCNSGCAEHTKAVLLCVSLVKRDYKFADKSTVHTINVTIANGCNRDKAGFSGHVWTEPSSAKRFSVSKLAIFSMAALLFMMS; encoded by the exons ATGGACAGCTCAGGGAGAACTGGAGCTGCAACTTGGTTCGTTTGTTGTTTCCTGGTGATCAATCTCCTTATGTCCTGCAACATATGTGCTGCAG ATGATGGAATTATCAAGCAAGTAGGAGATCCCACAAGTAATATTAACTTGACACCCTTTGAGCAGTGGAGAAGTGCTTATGAATGCATGCTAAAC ACATCAACTTGGTGCCCGGAAAAGTATCAGTTGAGTGGAACTGGATGGGTAAATGTAACACAAGCTGACACTGATGAATACTGCAACTCAGGATGTGCAGAACACACCAAGGCAGTGCTTCTGTGTGTTTCTCTGGTAAAGCGCGATTACAAGTTTGCTGATAAGAGCACTGTCCATACTATCAATGTGACCATTGCAAATGGATGTAATCGGG ATAAAGCAGGTTTTTCCGGACATGTCTGGACAGAGCCTTCAAGTGCTAAAAGGTTCTCTGTGAGCAAACTAGCCATCTTTTCTATGGCTGCACTCCTATTTATGATGTCTTGA
- the LOC108210548 gene encoding uncharacterized protein LOC108210548, which yields MKGGRKNLKRASEGKDTVTLLPGQTIMQVLSLRGSNLIEVLDAKGSTSLALFPAKFQKSMWIKTGNFVVVDESGREEAVESGRKVGCIVSQVLYHEQVRALKKSPEWPETFRSASPEVPVKVPSTCDLLQEDNEMDSSDDGLPPLEANMNRTRPAELQSDADSDSDSDATP from the exons ATGAAGGGAGGAAGAAAGAATTTgaaaagggcaagtgaaggtAAGGATACAGTTACTCTTCTTCCGGGCCAAACAATTATGCAAGTCCTGTCCCTTAGAGGTTCCAATCTCATTGAG GTATTGGATGCAAAAGGAAGCACTTCACTGGCACTATTTCCGGCTAAATTTCAGAAGAGCATGTGGATTAAGACAG GTAATTTTGTTGTGGTGGATGAAAGTGGGAGAGAGGAGGCTGTAGAGTCTGGCAGGAAAGTGGGCTGTATAGTTTCTCAAGTTCTTTATCATGAACAAGTTCGTGCACTTAAAAAATCTCCTGAATG GCCGGAGACCTTCAGGTCAGCAAGCCCAGAGGTACCTGTTAAAGTACCAAGTACTTGTGATTTGTTGCAGGAAGACAATGAGATGGACTCGAGTGATGATGGGCTCCCCCCATTAGAAGCTAACATGAACAGAACTAGACCTGCAGAGTTGCAGTCTGACGCAGACtcggattcggattcggatgCAACTCCTTAG